In Polaribacter pacificus, the genomic window CCATTGATACTTTGCTCAAATACATTGAAATAAATTTTGTAAAAACAGAAGAGGTGGCTGTTTTTTCTGGGAGTTTGTTTGGTTTTGCAGCCTTATTTGGCTTGTTTATATTGCTTGTAAAAACGATAAAAAAACCAAGCCCATTTGGTTTTAAAAATCTGATCGCAGGAGTAGTCTTAGGAGTGCCTAACTACTATTCGATTGTTTTTTTAATCAAAGCCTTGCAGCATGGAGGGCTTGAAAGCTCAAGTTTATTCACTGTAAATAACTTAGCAATTGTGTTATTATCAACTTGTATTGGTTTTTTAGTTTTTAAAGAGACTTTTAGCACAAAAAATAAAATAGGAATCTTTTTGGCGGTATTAGCCATCGTTTTAGTCGCATCTGCCTCATGATTGATAGTTATAAAACCATAGTAACAGCATCAGAAGAAACACTGTACAAAGACAGGAATAGCAAGTTTTTTGGCTACGCATTCCCTGTTTTAAATGAAGATCAAATAAAAGAGGCTCTAGATGGGCTTAAAAAAAAGCATCATGCTGCCCGTCATTTTTGTTATGCTTGGCAATTAGGGGTTGATCCAGTTCGTTATCGAGCCAATGATGATGGAGAGCCTAGTAATTCTGCTGGAATGCCTATTTATGGTCAGATTCAATCTTTTGAGTTAACCAATGTGTTGGTGGTGTCTGTTCGGTATTTTGGAGGTACCAAATTGGGGGTTGGAGGCT contains:
- a CDS encoding IMPACT family protein; amino-acid sequence: MIDSYKTIVTASEETLYKDRNSKFFGYAFPVLNEDQIKEALDGLKKKHHAARHFCYAWQLGVDPVRYRANDDGEPSNSAGMPIYGQIQSFELTNVLVVSVRYFGGTKLGVGGLISAYRNSAQLAIEASEIVEKTIDVSFSLQFDYDLMNPVMRIIKDQQIEITAQDLGMDCKYTIAVRKKDAAKIFKLFESLYKVQIKQLVS